A stretch of the Pedobacter sp. MC2016-14 genome encodes the following:
- a CDS encoding voltage-gated chloride channel family protein: MKNELLNMTTRPKFIPTHFSIFKYAFRWTLLLLPVAIVIGSLVALFLWLLNWSIHFRFQHSWLLYLLPLSGILIHFIYQSVGKSSEKGNNLIMDEIHEPGAGVPAQMAPIILVTTVITHLFGGSAGREGTAVQIGGSLAGLFGRWFKLNEADTKTMLMAGIAAGFGAVFGTPITGAIFAMEVLTLGKIKYDALLPLLIASLIGDLTVSAWGIHHTTYAIDLMAKGSFFLSNYLPVNLLLLGKVILASVFFGLASYLFSVTVHEIKALSSKICKITWLIPVLGGLMIILLTFLLGKPDYLSLGVDAEYPGSVTIPSAFHSGGADTWSWLWKTVYTSLTLGTGFKGGEVTPLFYIGATLGNVLSSLLDAPVSLFAALGFIAVFAGATNTPLACTIMGVELFGSEYVLFFAVACFTAYLFSGPSGIYSAQRIGLRKIV; encoded by the coding sequence ATGAAAAATGAACTATTGAACATGACGACACGCCCTAAATTTATACCGACACATTTTTCAATCTTTAAATATGCATTTCGCTGGACATTGCTGCTCCTTCCGGTTGCTATTGTTATAGGTAGTCTTGTGGCCCTGTTTCTATGGCTGTTAAACTGGTCTATACATTTTCGCTTTCAGCATTCCTGGTTACTTTATCTTTTACCCCTATCAGGTATACTCATTCATTTCATTTATCAATCGGTAGGGAAATCATCTGAAAAGGGAAATAACCTGATTATGGATGAAATACACGAGCCCGGCGCAGGAGTGCCAGCACAAATGGCCCCCATTATTTTAGTAACTACGGTTATTACCCACCTTTTTGGTGGTTCGGCTGGGAGGGAAGGTACGGCTGTACAAATTGGAGGAAGCCTTGCCGGACTTTTTGGGCGCTGGTTTAAGCTAAATGAAGCAGATACTAAAACAATGCTTATGGCCGGAATTGCCGCCGGCTTTGGTGCTGTGTTTGGTACGCCAATTACCGGAGCTATATTTGCCATGGAAGTGCTAACATTAGGCAAAATAAAATATGATGCCTTGCTGCCCCTGCTCATTGCAAGTTTAATTGGAGACCTCACGGTATCGGCCTGGGGCATTCATCATACTACCTATGCTATTGACCTTATGGCTAAAGGCAGCTTTTTTCTGTCCAACTACTTACCTGTAAACCTGCTTTTGCTTGGAAAAGTTATCCTGGCCTCTGTATTTTTTGGTTTGGCCAGCTATCTTTTTTCTGTTACGGTACATGAAATCAAAGCCCTTTCTTCTAAAATATGTAAAATCACCTGGTTAATTCCTGTCTTGGGCGGGCTGATGATTATCCTGCTGACTTTCCTTCTTGGTAAACCAGATTATTTAAGCCTGGGTGTAGATGCTGAATATCCCGGATCGGTTACCATTCCGTCGGCTTTTCATAGTGGTGGAGCGGATACCTGGAGCTGGTTATGGAAAACAGTATATACATCACTAACTTTGGGAACCGGATTTAAAGGTGGTGAGGTTACACCATTATTTTATATTGGAGCCACTTTAGGAAATGTGCTTTCTTCTTTGCTAGATGCGCCTGTAAGTCTGTTTGCCGCACTTGGCTTTATTGCTGTTTTTGCGGGGGCAACCAATACGCCACTTGCCTGTACTATAATGGGGGTAGAGCTTTTTGGCAGTGAATATGTTTTGTTCTTTGCAGTGGCTTGTTTTACAGCCTATTTGTTTAGTGGTCCTTCCGGAATTTATTCTGCTCAACGAATAGGCTTGCGTAAGATAGTTTAA
- a CDS encoding TonB-dependent receptor: protein MKKLILPILLILCILWIQDVKAQSIKARLADSIVALKEIKINGYLYEQRLWQTPASVVTLSKENIALQSNSSLVSAMNTISGVRMEERSPGSYRLSIRGSLVRSPYGVRNIKIYYNDFALTDAGGNTYLNALNVNDIDGVEVLKGPDGSLFGANSGGVVLLKSNTDRASSAGAKLYGGSFGLFGEAAHYNQTSGKHFFSMKQSYQKSDGYRQNTNNHRMFLQVSDSWNYKPDKSLEINAFYSNLAYGTPGALSQTQYDADPKMARLATATLPGALAQKAGIDSKMLFGGIKHKMNLSTYLSHSFTAWGSNVDFKNPAISNFENRNENNLGMRTFFTLQNKRLPEGLQLSLDVGFEGQRLISDIYNYDNNGGVPGNLQAYSNILSYQYFEFVRGKMNLNNRLVFEAAVSSNNSGYHFRNDAKVKTDFHPVWMPHFGFNYEISKPVSFRATVSKGYSTPTTAEVRPANNLVYTNLQPEQGWNTEAGFRITALKGKLTLDASVYQYALNKGVVSQVDQTGNFFFVNSGRIKQKGIEAAASWLLIPEKDTSSLIKSLEWNSIYTYAYFHYDEYLVNNISYSGNRVAGVPRSVLVNNLHADFSKGLYLFLQHNYTSGIALNDANSVFAKPYHLLSAKVGTRYFSKKPYLPELYIAADNLLNQKYSLGNDLNALGARYFNAAPAINFMAGLVWNW, encoded by the coding sequence ATGAAAAAACTGATACTTCCAATTTTATTAATATTGTGCATTTTGTGGATACAGGATGTTAAGGCACAAAGTATAAAAGCAAGACTTGCTGATTCAATAGTAGCCTTAAAAGAGATCAAAATAAACGGCTATTTATACGAACAACGTTTATGGCAAACACCAGCCTCTGTAGTGACACTAAGTAAGGAAAATATAGCGCTTCAAAGCAATAGCTCATTGGTTTCGGCAATGAATACCATTTCTGGTGTACGTATGGAAGAGCGTTCTCCAGGGAGTTATCGTTTGTCCATCCGTGGCAGTTTGGTGCGTTCTCCTTATGGCGTGCGGAACATTAAGATTTATTATAACGATTTTGCGCTCACAGATGCAGGAGGCAATACTTATCTGAATGCGCTTAATGTAAATGATATAGACGGGGTAGAGGTGTTAAAAGGACCGGATGGAAGCCTGTTTGGTGCCAACTCTGGTGGTGTGGTATTGCTTAAATCTAATACAGACCGCGCCTCTTCTGCAGGTGCTAAGTTGTACGGTGGTTCTTTTGGTTTGTTTGGAGAGGCAGCTCATTATAATCAAACATCTGGTAAGCATTTCTTTAGTATGAAACAATCTTATCAAAAATCTGATGGTTACCGGCAAAATACCAATAACCACAGAATGTTTTTGCAGGTTTCGGATAGTTGGAATTACAAACCGGACAAGTCATTAGAAATAAATGCTTTTTATAGCAACCTGGCTTACGGTACACCTGGAGCACTTTCCCAAACGCAATATGATGCAGATCCTAAAATGGCCAGATTGGCTACTGCAACATTACCTGGGGCTTTAGCGCAAAAAGCGGGGATTGATTCAAAAATGTTATTTGGAGGGATCAAGCATAAAATGAATTTATCAACATACCTATCGCACAGCTTTACAGCCTGGGGCAGTAATGTAGATTTTAAGAATCCAGCCATCAGTAATTTTGAAAACAGGAATGAAAATAACCTGGGTATGAGAACGTTTTTTACTTTACAAAATAAAAGGCTGCCAGAAGGTTTACAACTTTCATTAGATGTGGGTTTTGAAGGACAAAGATTGATTTCAGACATTTATAACTACGATAATAACGGTGGTGTGCCGGGTAATCTTCAGGCATATAGTAATATATTAAGCTATCAGTATTTTGAATTTGTTCGTGGAAAAATGAACTTGAACAATCGCCTGGTTTTTGAAGCTGCTGTTTCCAGTAACAATAGCGGTTACCATTTTAGAAATGACGCAAAAGTTAAAACTGATTTCCATCCGGTTTGGATGCCACATTTTGGTTTTAACTATGAAATATCAAAACCAGTATCGTTTAGGGCCACGGTAAGTAAAGGGTATTCTACACCTACCACCGCCGAGGTACGCCCAGCTAATAACCTGGTGTATACCAATCTGCAACCTGAACAAGGTTGGAACACTGAAGCGGGCTTCCGCATCACTGCATTAAAAGGAAAATTGACTTTAGATGCTTCTGTTTACCAGTATGCGTTAAATAAAGGTGTTGTTTCTCAGGTAGATCAGACTGGTAATTTCTTTTTTGTGAATTCAGGGAGAATAAAACAAAAAGGCATTGAAGCTGCTGCCAGCTGGTTGTTGATACCTGAAAAGGATACTTCATCCTTGATTAAAAGCCTGGAATGGAATAGTATTTACACTTATGCTTATTTTCATTATGATGAATATTTGGTAAACAACATCTCGTATTCAGGAAATAGGGTAGCCGGTGTACCAAGAAGTGTGCTGGTCAACAATCTGCACGCTGACTTTAGCAAGGGATTATATCTCTTTTTGCAGCACAATTATACTTCGGGTATTGCGCTTAATGATGCCAATAGCGTATTTGCTAAGCCTTACCATCTGTTATCCGCAAAAGTGGGAACCCGTTATTTTTCAAAAAAACCGTACTTGCCAGAGCTTTACATTGCCGCAGATAACCTGCTGAACCAGAAATATAGCCTTGGAAACGATTTAAATGCCCTTGGTGCCCGCTATTTTAACGCTGCGCCCGCCATTAATTTTATGGCCGGATTGGTATGGAACTGGTAA
- a CDS encoding AraC family transcriptional regulator: MNNEPTLGLEKAVLYIRNLNNCPPSYLNDPGRKDFFEIVWLKNEDPLHGISDPAFRIKGDWVYLIPPYRVHQLNKAGKNGELISFKRSMLEEEDKDFLLDLFRIFNVQGEFSCLRLDEVSAKELSEIYQIMVIEYSKENNYEMMKALLKVLLLKLISVKELEFTGHDVHQKRVYEFLMLIESNFYTTTNIDFYAGKLGISSKRLNQILKEKLDKTGTQIIHDRIILEAKRKIIHSEVTIKEIAFDLGFSDRPYFSRFFKKQTGQTPEEFQKMARTHIESNLNTLV, translated from the coding sequence ATGAACAATGAACCTACTTTAGGACTTGAAAAGGCAGTACTCTATATTAGAAACCTGAACAACTGCCCTCCAAGTTATTTGAATGATCCTGGCAGAAAGGATTTTTTTGAAATTGTATGGCTCAAAAATGAAGATCCGCTCCATGGAATTTCAGATCCTGCATTTCGGATTAAGGGTGACTGGGTATACTTGATTCCCCCCTACCGCGTGCATCAACTGAACAAAGCTGGAAAAAACGGAGAACTGATTTCATTTAAACGTTCTATGCTGGAAGAAGAAGATAAAGATTTCCTTCTTGATCTCTTTAGGATTTTCAATGTTCAGGGTGAATTTTCTTGCTTAAGATTAGATGAAGTATCTGCCAAAGAACTCAGTGAGATTTACCAGATCATGGTTATTGAATATTCAAAAGAAAATAATTATGAGATGATGAAAGCATTGCTAAAGGTGCTTTTGCTTAAACTCATATCGGTTAAAGAGCTTGAATTTACAGGGCATGATGTTCACCAAAAAAGGGTTTATGAATTTCTAATGCTCATTGAAAGTAATTTTTACACAACAACCAATATCGATTTTTATGCCGGCAAACTGGGCATCAGTTCTAAAAGACTAAACCAGATCTTAAAAGAAAAACTGGACAAGACCGGAACGCAAATTATCCACGACAGAATTATTCTGGAAGCGAAACGTAAGATCATCCATAGCGAGGTAACCATCAAAGAAATTGCTTTTGATTTAGGCTTTAGCGACCGCCCGTATTTTAGCAGGTTTTTTAAGAAACAAACCGGGCAGACCCCTGAAGAGTTCCAAAAAATGGCCAGAACCCATATTGAATCCAATTTGAATACACTGGTTTAA
- a CDS encoding phosphatase PAP2 family protein, with translation MTINYKIVAIVPFLFLSIIATAQQVDSSKTVIVADSTTIEIDTPVAKQSRFKTATKVWETLILSTPRDFVEMGHTLKKDWKSNLAYLAGVSLVVLADKPITKWYQDKLEKKIDYTLPALPGSKGNQFFRGNDAYLNYSIIALYGGSLATNYKTGQRAALNSLKALGYSYLLVHVGLKAAFARQRPDPNLSDGIPPRAPLTTDPHEFFHFRKLNFNTGPDGTSFPSFHATAYYAVAKVMAMEFDNYWIPYGLVTFVFFADLDAHKHWVGDMVAGGLLGTLIGKGIVTSSRYFEKKRQQNQANSLYKKKFKASYSLLPEISTRMTGLTLRVGL, from the coding sequence ATGACTATAAACTACAAAATTGTAGCAATTGTACCCTTTTTATTCCTGTCCATCATTGCAACTGCACAGCAGGTAGATTCATCTAAAACAGTAATTGTGGCAGATAGTACAACCATAGAGATAGATACTCCCGTAGCAAAGCAAAGCAGGTTTAAAACGGCTACTAAGGTTTGGGAGACTTTAATACTTAGTACGCCAAGGGATTTTGTAGAGATGGGCCATACCTTGAAAAAGGATTGGAAAAGTAACCTGGCCTATCTGGCTGGTGTATCTCTGGTGGTATTAGCAGATAAACCCATTACCAAATGGTACCAGGATAAACTAGAGAAAAAAATCGACTATACCCTACCAGCCTTACCTGGTTCAAAAGGGAATCAATTTTTTAGAGGTAATGATGCATATTTAAATTATTCTATTATCGCATTGTATGGAGGTTCATTGGCAACCAATTATAAAACAGGCCAACGCGCGGCATTAAATTCATTAAAGGCGCTTGGTTATTCTTATTTATTGGTACATGTAGGTTTAAAAGCCGCTTTTGCCCGTCAACGTCCCGATCCAAATTTAAGTGATGGAATTCCACCCCGGGCACCTTTAACCACAGATCCGCATGAGTTTTTTCATTTTAGAAAACTAAACTTCAATACCGGACCAGATGGAACTTCTTTTCCTTCTTTTCATGCTACAGCTTATTATGCCGTGGCTAAAGTGATGGCAATGGAGTTCGATAACTATTGGATCCCTTATGGTTTAGTAACTTTTGTCTTTTTTGCAGATTTGGACGCTCATAAGCATTGGGTTGGAGACATGGTGGCTGGTGGCTTGTTGGGTACGTTAATAGGTAAAGGAATTGTAACCAGTTCAAGGTATTTTGAAAAAAAACGACAGCAAAACCAGGCAAATAGTCTGTATAAGAAAAAATTTAAGGCAAGCTATTCCCTACTGCCGGAAATTTCTACCAGAATGACAGGTCTTACGTTACGTGTGGGCTTGTGA
- a CDS encoding ABC-F family ATP-binding cassette domain-containing protein, whose amino-acid sequence MFNVNNISVSFGGTTLFSDVTFSINENDKIALMGKNGAGKSTILKIIAGATKPTSGSVTGPKEAVIAYLPQHLLTQDNVTVFEETSKAFQEMQHMQKELDELNEQLTIRTDYESDDYMKLIERVSELSEQFYSVEEVNYDAEVEKVLKGLGFERKDFNRQTSEFSGGWRMRIELAKILLKKPDLILLDEPTNHMDIESIQWLEDFLINSAKAVMVISHDRAFVDNITNRTIEVTMGRIYDYKAKYSHYLQLRADRRVHQLKAYEEQQRFIADNQEFIDRFRGTYSKTLQVQSRVKMLEKLEVIEIDEVDTSALRLKFPPSPRSGQYPVMVEELTKAYGDHVVFEKASMVIERGEKVAFVGKNGEGKSTMIKAIMGEIDVEGGMKVGHNAKIGYFAQNQAALLDENLTVFETIDQIPLSDGSIKIKDLLGAFMFSGDDTTKKVKVLSGGEKTRLAMIKLLLEPVNVLILDEPTNHLDMKTKDIIKEALQDFDGTLILVSHDRDFLDGLAHKVFEFGNKRVREHFEDIKGFLAYKKMNSLKDIEAS is encoded by the coding sequence GTGTTTAATGTAAATAATATCTCCGTTTCCTTTGGTGGAACTACCTTGTTTAGTGATGTAACGTTTTCTATTAATGAAAATGATAAAATAGCCCTGATGGGTAAAAATGGTGCTGGAAAGTCTACTATTTTAAAAATAATTGCTGGTGCAACGAAGCCTACTTCCGGAAGCGTAACCGGGCCAAAGGAGGCGGTAATTGCTTATTTACCACAGCATTTGCTTACTCAGGATAATGTTACTGTTTTTGAAGAAACCTCCAAGGCTTTTCAGGAGATGCAGCATATGCAAAAGGAGCTTGACGAATTGAATGAGCAGTTGACCATTAGAACCGATTATGAAAGCGACGATTACATGAAATTAATTGAGCGTGTATCGGAATTGAGTGAACAGTTTTATTCGGTAGAGGAGGTTAACTACGATGCAGAGGTTGAAAAAGTATTAAAAGGCCTGGGTTTTGAGCGTAAAGATTTTAACCGTCAAACCTCAGAGTTTTCTGGTGGATGGCGTATGCGGATTGAATTGGCTAAGATTTTATTAAAAAAGCCTGATCTGATTTTGCTGGATGAGCCAACCAATCACATGGATATTGAAAGTATCCAATGGTTAGAAGATTTCCTGATCAACTCGGCGAAAGCAGTAATGGTCATCTCGCACGATAGGGCCTTTGTAGATAACATCACCAACCGAACCATTGAGGTTACCATGGGCAGAATTTATGATTATAAGGCAAAATATAGTCATTACCTGCAATTGCGTGCCGATCGTCGTGTACACCAGCTAAAAGCTTATGAAGAACAGCAGCGCTTTATTGCCGATAACCAAGAGTTTATAGATCGTTTTAGAGGTACCTACTCCAAAACATTACAGGTGCAATCACGTGTTAAAATGCTGGAGAAACTTGAAGTCATTGAAATTGATGAAGTAGATACTTCGGCATTGCGACTTAAATTTCCACCATCACCACGTTCGGGTCAGTATCCGGTGATGGTAGAGGAGCTGACTAAGGCTTATGGTGACCATGTGGTATTTGAAAAAGCATCCATGGTGATTGAAAGAGGAGAAAAGGTAGCTTTTGTAGGTAAAAACGGTGAAGGTAAATCAACCATGATCAAAGCCATAATGGGCGAGATTGACGTTGAAGGAGGTATGAAAGTAGGTCACAATGCTAAAATTGGCTACTTTGCGCAAAATCAGGCAGCACTACTTGATGAAAACCTAACGGTATTTGAAACCATTGATCAAATTCCCCTGAGTGATGGATCTATAAAGATTAAAGATCTTTTGGGTGCTTTTATGTTTAGTGGTGACGATACCACTAAAAAGGTAAAGGTACTTTCCGGGGGTGAAAAAACACGTTTGGCTATGATTAAGCTTTTATTGGAGCCAGTGAATGTGTTGATCCTGGATGAGCCAACCAATCACCTGGATATGAAAACTAAAGACATTATTAAAGAGGCTTTGCAGGATTTTGACGGCACCTTGATCTTGGTTTCGCACGATCGGGATTTCCTGGACGGTTTGGCTCATAAGGTATTTGAATTTGGGAACAAACGCGTGCGGGAGCATTTTGAAGACATTAAGGGCTTCCTGGCCTACAAAAAAATGAATAGTTTAAAAGATATAGAAGCCTCTTAA
- a CDS encoding phosphocholine-specific phospholipase C translates to MTKDTRREFIKKAGLLTGAAGLFSMLPESIQKALAIDAEKGSTYLDAEHVVFLMQENRSFDHCYGTLQGVRGFDDPRAMRLPNQNKVWMQTNKAGETHIPFNLNIKESNATWMQSLPHSWENQVDARNGGDMDNWLESKKSGNPDYASMPLTMGFYDRKDIPFYYALADAFTVCDQHFCSALTGTSANRSYFWSGTIREEQHKDAQALVFNDEINFKDLTWKTFPERLEEIGVSWKIYQNELSIDVGFDAEHDDWLSNFTDNNLEFHKQYNVRLHKAHLAFLARHEERLTKELERLKALPETAEQQVELKEKAQQLQKVIQERREWNQERFDKLSEFEKHIHNNAFVTNTGDPHYHQLEYLNYQENGIDRAVAVPKGDVLFQFRKDVQEGKLPMVSWLAAAGNFSDHPHSPWYGAWYVSEVLDILTKNPEVWKKTIFILTYDENDGYFDHVAPFVPPHSDRPETGKCSPGLDTNVEFVTKEDEINRGRQNDLRRESPIGLGFRVPMVMVSPWSKGGWVNSEVFDHTSCLQFLETFIQKKSAKTIKESNISDWRRTVCGDLTSVFRPYNGEKVKFPTSIVRDDLIASIHQAKFKAYPRNYKALTENEIREMNKNTFSMNRFPRQEKGQRPSCALPYVFKVDGYLDPKQDNFVISMASKGVGAPFTVSSYTENESADTPDKTVRNRYFAVKGNDEIVYQWPLNSVENGQYHLVLNGPNGFCRKFKGNANDPSLRIHVHYTSEGDLILQIKNTSAQHDYKIFIRDKGYGNFEKELTVRATHDVKEKLNLGKSQNWYDFDIVVDGAIGFVRDFAGRVENGRHGFTDPQIGAGF, encoded by the coding sequence ATGACTAAAGATACCCGAAGAGAATTTATAAAGAAAGCAGGCTTATTGACCGGAGCCGCAGGATTGTTTTCAATGCTGCCTGAATCCATTCAAAAGGCTTTGGCTATTGATGCTGAAAAGGGATCAACCTATCTGGATGCAGAGCATGTTGTTTTTTTAATGCAGGAAAACCGCTCTTTTGATCACTGCTACGGAACACTTCAAGGGGTAAGGGGTTTTGATGACCCCAGGGCGATGCGCTTACCAAACCAAAATAAGGTTTGGATGCAAACCAATAAAGCCGGGGAGACACATATTCCATTTAATCTTAACATTAAGGAATCTAATGCTACCTGGATGCAATCTTTGCCACATTCATGGGAAAATCAGGTTGATGCAAGAAATGGTGGCGATATGGATAATTGGCTGGAAAGCAAAAAATCTGGGAATCCGGATTATGCCAGTATGCCCCTAACAATGGGTTTTTACGATAGGAAAGATATTCCCTTTTATTATGCTTTGGCTGATGCCTTTACAGTTTGTGATCAGCATTTCTGCTCTGCACTAACCGGAACCAGTGCAAACAGGTCTTATTTTTGGAGCGGTACAATTCGCGAAGAACAGCATAAAGATGCACAGGCCCTGGTGTTTAATGATGAGATCAATTTTAAGGATTTAACCTGGAAAACTTTTCCCGAGAGATTGGAAGAGATTGGGGTTTCCTGGAAAATCTATCAAAATGAACTGAGTATAGATGTAGGCTTTGATGCTGAACACGATGATTGGTTGAGCAACTTTACCGATAACAATCTTGAATTTCACAAGCAATATAATGTAAGGCTGCACAAAGCCCATTTAGCTTTTTTGGCCAGGCATGAAGAAAGGCTTACAAAAGAACTTGAGCGGTTAAAGGCTCTGCCTGAAACAGCAGAACAGCAGGTTGAACTGAAAGAAAAAGCACAGCAGCTGCAAAAAGTAATTCAAGAACGTAGGGAATGGAATCAGGAAAGATTTGATAAGTTAAGTGAATTTGAGAAGCATATTCACAATAATGCATTTGTTACCAATACAGGTGATCCTCATTACCATCAACTGGAATACCTCAATTATCAGGAAAACGGCATTGACAGAGCGGTAGCTGTGCCCAAAGGGGATGTATTGTTCCAATTTAGAAAAGACGTACAAGAGGGAAAATTACCCATGGTTTCCTGGTTGGCTGCTGCTGGTAATTTTTCAGATCACCCACATTCTCCATGGTATGGTGCCTGGTATGTTTCGGAGGTATTGGATATTCTGACTAAGAATCCTGAGGTTTGGAAGAAAACGATTTTCATTTTGACGTATGATGAAAACGATGGATATTTTGATCATGTTGCGCCTTTCGTACCTCCTCATTCAGATCGTCCGGAGACAGGGAAATGTTCGCCTGGGCTAGATACTAACGTAGAATTTGTAACTAAAGAGGATGAGATAAACAGAGGCAGGCAAAATGACTTAAGAAGAGAGAGCCCCATCGGACTTGGTTTTAGGGTTCCGATGGTAATGGTTTCGCCCTGGAGTAAGGGTGGATGGGTAAATTCTGAAGTTTTTGATCACACTTCCTGTCTGCAATTTTTGGAGACATTTATCCAGAAGAAAAGTGCTAAAACAATAAAGGAAAGTAATATTAGTGATTGGCGGAGGACAGTATGTGGGGATCTTACCTCGGTTTTTAGGCCCTATAATGGCGAGAAGGTTAAGTTTCCTACATCAATAGTGAGAGATGACTTGATCGCCAGTATTCATCAGGCAAAGTTTAAAGCCTATCCCCGTAATTATAAGGCGCTGACTGAAAATGAAATACGCGAGATGAATAAAAATACCTTTTCAATGAATCGCTTTCCGCGTCAGGAAAAGGGGCAGCGTCCATCCTGTGCTTTACCTTATGTATTTAAGGTAGATGGATATTTAGATCCAAAACAAGATAATTTTGTGATCTCTATGGCTTCTAAAGGGGTAGGGGCGCCATTTACCGTGTCTTCTTATACCGAAAATGAATCTGCTGATACACCTGATAAAACTGTTCGTAACCGTTATTTTGCTGTAAAGGGAAACGATGAAATTGTTTATCAATGGCCTTTAAATTCAGTGGAAAATGGTCAGTATCATTTGGTTTTAAATGGCCCCAATGGCTTTTGCCGAAAGTTTAAGGGGAATGCTAATGATCCGTCTTTACGCATACATGTTCATTACACATCAGAAGGAGATCTTATCCTGCAAATAAAAAATACAAGTGCCCAGCATGATTACAAAATCTTTATCCGGGACAAAGGCTACGGCAATTTTGAGAAAGAACTAACAGTAAGGGCTACTCATGACGTTAAGGAAAAGCTAAATTTAGGTAAGAGCCAAAACTGGTATGATTTTGATATTGTGGTTGATGGCGCTATAGGCTTCGTGCGGGATTTTGCAGGCCGGGTAGAAAATGGCAGGCATGGATTTACCGATCCTCAAATAGGCGCTGGTTTTTGA
- a CDS encoding NAD(P)-dependent oxidoreductase, whose translation MKFLVTGGTGFIGARIVVNLWERKIPVVVADLSLNIAWAKQIALLKYDNDPAKRTELEEQIAQTSFINLDVSDKEAVNQVFFDHTDITHVIHLAYLMSAEVEANQQRGASVNILGMINMFDMAVEHRLSRLVFASSETIYGANHSVYGDENYAVKEEDFCSLEEHFYTYGVMKMLNEYTAQKYIKTKGVSIACMRPPIVYGDGRMRGSVLWACEFATNPALGKEVKLPFSKNSRDCWIYVDDVAEQFVRLALKPQLNHFSYNNGGHSVTAEELMQTVKSIVPDAKYEFDERVPRTSLVDRCDSSRLEHEIGFVPRSLKDGLKAQIKEARNRALQVTI comes from the coding sequence ATGAAATTTTTAGTGACTGGAGGCACTGGCTTTATTGGTGCACGTATAGTAGTTAACTTATGGGAACGTAAAATACCGGTAGTGGTGGCCGATTTGAGCTTGAATATAGCCTGGGCGAAACAAATTGCGCTCCTGAAATATGATAATGATCCTGCTAAACGTACCGAACTAGAGGAACAAATAGCACAAACCTCATTTATCAATCTTGACGTATCAGATAAAGAAGCTGTAAACCAGGTTTTTTTTGACCACACGGATATTACCCACGTCATTCACCTGGCTTATCTGATGAGTGCCGAAGTAGAAGCCAATCAGCAGCGCGGTGCTTCGGTTAACATATTGGGCATGATCAATATGTTTGACATGGCAGTAGAACATAGGCTGTCACGTCTTGTCTTTGCCAGCAGCGAAACAATATATGGAGCTAACCATAGCGTATATGGTGATGAAAACTATGCGGTTAAGGAAGAGGATTTTTGCTCTCTTGAAGAGCATTTTTACACGTATGGCGTAATGAAAATGCTCAATGAATATACCGCCCAAAAATACATCAAAACGAAAGGGGTTAGCATTGCCTGTATGCGTCCGCCAATTGTATATGGAGATGGACGCATGAGGGGATCGGTGCTCTGGGCATGCGAATTTGCCACCAACCCGGCATTGGGTAAAGAGGTGAAACTGCCATTTTCTAAAAACTCCAGAGACTGCTGGATTTATGTAGACGATGTAGCGGAGCAATTTGTACGCCTTGCATTAAAGCCACAACTTAATCACTTTTCTTATAACAACGGAGGACATTCTGTTACCGCCGAGGAACTGATGCAGACGGTAAAAAGCATTGTTCCTGATGCCAAATATGAATTTGATGAGCGCGTTCCCCGTACCTCCTTGGTTGATAGATGTGACAGTTCCCGCCTGGAACATGAAATTGGCTTTGTGCCACGATCACTGAAGGATGGGCTGAAGGCACAAATTAAGGAAGCCCGAAACAGGGCGCTACAGGTAACCATTTAA